The following coding sequences are from one Prochlorococcus sp. MIT 1314 window:
- a CDS encoding DNA-directed RNA polymerase subunit gamma — MTNSNLRTENHFDYVKISIASPQRIMDWGQRTLPNGQVVGEVTKPETINYRTLKPEMDGLFCEKIFGPSKDWECHCGKYKRVRHRGIVCERCGVEVTESRVRRHRMGYIKLAAPVSHVWYLKGIPSYVAILLDIPLRDVEQIVYFNCYVVLDPGDHKELKYKQLLTEDEWLEIEDEIYAEDSTIENEPFVGIGAEALKQLLEDLDLNQVAEELREEITRSKGQKRAKLIKRIRVIDNFIATNAKPEWMVLDAIPVIPPDLRPMVQLDGGRFATSDLNDLYRRVINRNNRLARLQEILAPEIIVRNEKRMLQEAVDALIDNGRRGRTVVGANNRALKSLSDIIEGKQGRFRQNLLGKRVDYSGRSVIVVGPKLKMHQCGLPKEMALELFQPFVIHRLIRQNIVNNIKAAKKLIQKADDEVMQVLQEVIEGHPILLNRAPTLHRLGIQAFEPKLVGGRAIQLHPLVCPAFNADFDGDQMAVHVPLALESQTEARMLMLASNNILSPATGEPIVTPSQDMVLGSYYLTALQPNYQRPEFGSNNSTFASLEDVIFAFEDKRLSLHEWVWVRFNGEVEDEDEMSNPQKTEDLEDGSRLEIWNLRRDRFDSQNNLISRFVLTTVGRVVMNYTIIDSVSKT, encoded by the coding sequence ATGACAAACAGCAACTTAAGAACTGAAAATCACTTTGATTACGTAAAAATTTCAATAGCTTCTCCACAAAGAATAATGGATTGGGGACAGAGGACATTGCCCAATGGCCAAGTGGTAGGTGAAGTTACGAAACCTGAAACTATTAATTACAGGACACTTAAACCAGAAATGGATGGTTTGTTTTGTGAAAAGATTTTTGGACCCTCTAAAGATTGGGAATGCCATTGCGGTAAATATAAAAGAGTTAGACATAGAGGCATTGTTTGTGAAAGATGTGGAGTTGAGGTAACTGAAAGTAGAGTTAGAAGACATAGGATGGGTTATATAAAACTTGCTGCACCAGTTTCCCATGTTTGGTATTTGAAAGGAATTCCTAGTTACGTTGCAATTCTTCTTGATATTCCCCTTAGAGATGTCGAACAAATAGTTTATTTTAATTGTTATGTTGTCCTAGACCCAGGGGATCATAAAGAACTCAAATATAAGCAATTATTAACTGAGGATGAATGGCTGGAAATTGAAGATGAAATCTATGCTGAAGATTCAACAATTGAAAATGAGCCTTTCGTGGGTATTGGGGCTGAGGCTCTTAAGCAACTACTTGAGGACCTTGATTTAAATCAAGTTGCTGAGGAGCTCAGAGAAGAAATCACAAGAAGTAAGGGGCAAAAAAGAGCAAAACTTATAAAAAGGATAAGAGTTATTGATAATTTCATTGCAACTAACGCAAAACCAGAATGGATGGTCTTAGATGCAATTCCTGTTATACCTCCAGATCTTAGACCTATGGTTCAACTTGATGGTGGTAGATTTGCAACCTCCGATTTAAATGATCTTTACAGAAGAGTTATAAATAGAAATAATAGACTAGCCAGGCTTCAAGAAATTTTGGCTCCTGAAATTATCGTAAGAAATGAAAAAAGAATGCTTCAGGAGGCAGTTGATGCTCTTATAGATAATGGAAGGAGGGGAAGGACTGTTGTTGGAGCAAACAATAGAGCTCTTAAGTCACTTAGCGACATTATTGAAGGAAAACAAGGTAGATTTAGACAGAATCTTCTCGGTAAACGTGTTGACTATTCAGGTAGATCTGTAATAGTTGTAGGCCCTAAATTAAAAATGCATCAGTGTGGTCTTCCAAAGGAAATGGCTCTCGAGCTCTTCCAACCTTTTGTAATTCACAGGTTAATACGTCAAAATATCGTAAATAATATCAAAGCAGCAAAAAAATTAATACAAAAAGCTGATGATGAAGTTATGCAGGTACTTCAGGAAGTTATTGAAGGTCACCCAATTCTTTTAAATAGAGCGCCTACATTGCATAGGTTAGGAATTCAAGCTTTCGAACCAAAATTAGTTGGAGGTAGAGCAATACAACTTCATCCTTTAGTATGTCCTGCATTTAATGCTGACTTTGATGGAGATCAAATGGCAGTTCATGTGCCTTTAGCGTTAGAATCACAAACTGAGGCACGCATGCTCATGTTGGCTAGTAATAACATTCTATCTCCCGCAACAGGGGAACCAATTGTCACTCCATCACAAGATATGGTTTTGGGATCATATTATTTGACTGCTTTGCAACCTAATTATCAAAGACCAGAGTTTGGAAGTAACAATAGTACTTTTGCTTCACTAGAAGATGTAATTTTTGCTTTTGAAGATAAAAGACTTAGCTTACATGAATGGGTATGGGTTAGATTTAATGGAGAAGTTGAAGATGAAGATGAAATGAGTAATCCACAAAAAACTGAAGATTTAGAAGATGGCTCAAGATTAGAAATTTGGAACTTAAGAAGAGACAGATTTGACTCCCAGAATAATTTAATAAGCAGATTTGTTTTAACAACTGTTGGAAGAGTAGTTATGAACTATACCATTATTGATTCTGTATCTAAAACGTAA
- the rpoB gene encoding DNA-directed RNA polymerase subunit beta: MSSSALQVAKTATYLPDLVEVQRASFKWFLEKGLIEELQNFSPISDYTGKLELHFIGEEYRLKRPRHDVEEAKRRDATFASQMYVSCRLINKETGEIKEQEVFIGELPLMTERGTFIINGAERVIVNQIVRSPGVYFKDEQDKNGRRTYNASVIPNRGAWLKFETDKNNLLYVRVDKTRKINAHVLMRAMGLSDNDVIDKLRHPEFYQNSIDSANDEGINSEDQALLELYKKLRPGEPPSVSGGQQLLQSRFFDPKRYDLGRVGRYKINKKLRLTVPDDIRTLTHEDVLSTIDYLINLELDVGGATLDDIDHLGNRRVRSVGELLQNQVRVGLNRLERIIKERMTVGETDSLTPAQLVNPKPLVAAIKEFFGSSQLSQFMDQTNPLAELTHKRRISALGPGGLTRERAGFAVRDIHPSHYGRLCPIETPEGPNAGLINSLATHARVNEYGFIETPFWEVKNGKVNKEGNPMYLSADLEDECRVAPGDVATDKDGNILANLIPVRYRQDFEKVPPHQVDYVQLSPVQVISVATSLIPFLEHDDANRALMGSNMQRQAVPLLRPERPLVGTGLEMQVARDSGMVPITKVNGTVSYVDANEIVVKDEDGNEHFHYLQKYQRSNQDTCLNQRPIVKIGDQVISGQVLADGSACEGGEIALGQNVLIAYMPWEGYNYEDAILVSERMVTDDLYTSVHIEKYEIEARQTKLGPEEITREIPNISEESLNNLDEMGIIRIGAFVESGDILVGKVTPKGESDQPPEEKLLRAIFGEKARDVRDNSLRVPKTEKGRVLDVRIYTREQGDELPPGANMVVRVYVAQRRKIQVGDKMAGRHGNKGIISRILPREDMPYLPDGTPVDIVLNPLGVPSRMNVGQVFELLMGWAASNLNCRVKVVPFDEMYGAEKSHQTVQAFLEEASKQPGKAWVYNPEDPGKLLLKDGRTGEPFDQPVAVGYSHFLKLVHLVDDKIHARSTGPYSLVTQQPLGGKAQQGGQRLGEMEVWALEAYGAAYTLQELLTVKSDDMQGRNEALNAIVKGKPIPRPGTPESFKVLMRELQSLGLDIGVYTDEGKEVDLMQDINPRRNTPSRPTYESLGTSEYEED; the protein is encoded by the coding sequence ATGAGCAGTAGCGCTTTACAGGTAGCAAAAACAGCTACTTATCTACCAGATTTAGTTGAAGTACAAAGAGCAAGCTTTAAATGGTTTTTGGAAAAGGGTTTAATAGAAGAATTGCAAAACTTTTCTCCCATTTCTGATTACACAGGTAAATTAGAATTACATTTTATTGGTGAAGAGTACAGGTTAAAAAGACCTAGACATGACGTTGAGGAAGCAAAAAGAAGAGATGCAACATTTGCTTCCCAAATGTATGTAAGTTGTAGATTAATTAACAAAGAGACAGGGGAAATTAAAGAACAAGAAGTATTTATTGGTGAATTACCATTAATGACTGAAAGAGGTACTTTCATCATTAATGGGGCTGAAAGAGTAATTGTTAATCAAATTGTTCGAAGTCCAGGGGTATATTTCAAAGATGAACAGGACAAAAATGGCCGAAGAACTTACAATGCGAGCGTTATTCCCAATAGAGGTGCATGGTTAAAATTCGAGACTGACAAGAACAATTTACTTTATGTAAGAGTTGATAAAACTAGAAAAATAAATGCTCATGTTCTTATGAGAGCTATGGGTCTTTCTGATAATGATGTTATTGATAAACTTAGACATCCTGAGTTTTATCAAAATTCTATTGATTCAGCTAATGACGAAGGTATTAATTCAGAAGATCAGGCCTTACTTGAGCTTTATAAAAAGTTACGTCCTGGAGAGCCACCTTCTGTGTCTGGAGGACAACAGCTACTACAAAGTAGATTTTTTGATCCAAAAAGATATGATTTAGGCCGAGTTGGTAGATATAAAATAAATAAAAAATTAAGGCTTACTGTCCCAGATGATATTAGAACACTTACCCATGAAGATGTTCTCTCAACTATTGATTATTTAATTAACCTAGAATTGGATGTGGGTGGTGCGACTTTGGATGATATTGACCATCTTGGTAACCGAAGGGTTAGATCTGTAGGAGAACTTCTTCAAAACCAAGTAAGAGTTGGACTTAACCGTTTAGAGAGGATTATTAAGGAAAGAATGACTGTTGGAGAAACAGATTCTCTCACTCCCGCTCAACTAGTTAACCCTAAACCTTTAGTTGCTGCTATTAAGGAGTTTTTTGGCTCCAGTCAATTAAGTCAATTCATGGATCAAACTAATCCTCTGGCTGAATTAACGCATAAGAGAAGAATCTCCGCCTTAGGTCCTGGGGGGTTAACAAGAGAAAGAGCAGGTTTTGCTGTTAGAGATATTCATCCTTCACATTATGGAAGATTATGTCCCATTGAAACTCCAGAAGGTCCTAATGCTGGACTGATAAATTCTTTAGCTACACATGCAAGAGTAAATGAGTATGGTTTTATTGAAACTCCTTTTTGGGAAGTTAAGAACGGTAAAGTAAATAAAGAAGGTAATCCTATGTATCTTTCTGCAGATCTAGAAGATGAGTGCAGGGTGGCTCCAGGAGATGTAGCAACTGACAAGGATGGAAATATACTTGCAAATCTAATCCCAGTAAGATACAGACAAGATTTTGAAAAAGTACCTCCTCATCAAGTTGATTATGTTCAGCTTTCCCCTGTTCAAGTAATTTCAGTTGCAACTTCATTAATTCCTTTTTTAGAACATGATGATGCAAATAGAGCTTTGATGGGATCGAATATGCAACGCCAAGCAGTTCCATTACTCAGGCCTGAACGTCCTTTGGTTGGAACAGGTTTAGAAATGCAAGTTGCTAGAGATTCGGGAATGGTTCCCATAACAAAAGTTAATGGAACTGTATCTTATGTAGATGCTAATGAGATTGTTGTTAAGGACGAGGATGGTAACGAACATTTTCATTATCTTCAAAAATATCAAAGATCAAATCAAGATACTTGTCTAAACCAAAGACCTATCGTAAAAATTGGAGATCAAGTTATATCTGGGCAAGTGTTAGCGGATGGATCGGCATGTGAAGGAGGGGAAATAGCACTTGGCCAGAATGTTTTAATTGCATATATGCCATGGGAGGGCTACAACTATGAAGATGCAATTCTTGTGAGCGAGAGGATGGTAACTGATGATTTATATACATCGGTGCATATAGAAAAATATGAAATAGAGGCAAGACAAACAAAATTAGGACCTGAAGAAATCACAAGAGAGATTCCCAATATCTCTGAAGAAAGTTTAAATAATCTTGATGAAATGGGAATTATCAGGATTGGTGCTTTTGTCGAGAGTGGGGATATTCTCGTAGGAAAAGTTACACCAAAAGGCGAATCAGACCAACCACCTGAAGAAAAACTATTGAGAGCTATTTTTGGTGAAAAGGCTCGAGATGTTAGAGACAACTCCCTGAGGGTCCCTAAAACTGAAAAGGGAAGGGTTTTGGATGTTCGAATTTACACTAGAGAACAAGGTGATGAGTTGCCTCCAGGGGCTAATATGGTTGTAAGAGTTTATGTGGCCCAGAGAAGGAAAATACAAGTAGGCGATAAAATGGCTGGAAGGCATGGTAATAAAGGGATTATTAGCAGAATCCTACCTAGAGAAGACATGCCTTATTTACCTGATGGAACTCCTGTAGATATAGTCCTTAATCCTTTAGGAGTTCCAAGTAGGATGAATGTTGGTCAAGTTTTTGAATTATTGATGGGCTGGGCAGCCTCGAACTTAAATTGCAGGGTTAAAGTTGTACCTTTCGATGAAATGTATGGTGCTGAAAAATCACATCAGACTGTTCAAGCATTTTTAGAGGAGGCTTCAAAACAGCCAGGTAAAGCATGGGTTTACAATCCTGAAGATCCTGGGAAGTTATTACTAAAAGATGGTAGAACAGGGGAACCTTTTGATCAACCAGTTGCTGTTGGATATTCTCACTTCCTTAAGTTAGTTCATTTGGTGGATGATAAAATTCATGCCAGGTCAACTGGTCCTTACTCTTTGGTTACACAACAGCCATTGGGTGGTAAAGCACAGCAAGGTGGACAAAGGCTTGGAGAAATGGAAGTTTGGGCTCTTGAAGCTTATGGAGCAGCCTATACTCTTCAAGAACTATTAACAGTTAAATCTGATGATATGCAGGGAAGAAATGAAGCTCTAAATGCAATAGTAAAAGGTAAACCAATCCCTAGGCCTGGAACGCCTGAGTCATTTAAAGTTCTTATGAGAGAATTACAATCTTTAGGTTTAGATATTGGGGTTTATACAGATGAAGGAAAAGAAGTGGATTTAATGCAAGATATAAACCCTAGAAGGAATACTCCATCGAGGCCTACCTACGAATCATTAGGAACCTCTGAATATGAGGAAGATTAA
- a CDS encoding TatD family hydrolase → MSDIELIDSHCHLIFENFDKDLKDVVIRLRSRGVKKLVHACCELTEIPKLKKISNEFNEIYYSVGLHPLEARKWELSSKSLLRSSAQEDRKVVAIGELGLDFFKSENKTQQIDALIPQMELACELKLPVIIHCRDAANEMIKICKDLSKKGKCPTGVLHCWTGSPKEMKQFLDLGFYISFSGIVTFPKAHEIHECAKIVPNDKYLIETDSPFLAPVPHRGKRNEPAFVENVANFMADLRSTDLTTVATESSKNAKNLFKFDLLS, encoded by the coding sequence ATGAGCGATATTGAACTCATAGACTCGCACTGTCATTTAATATTTGAAAATTTCGATAAAGATCTTAAAGATGTTGTTATTAGATTGCGTTCTAGAGGTGTGAAAAAATTAGTTCATGCTTGCTGTGAATTAACAGAAATTCCTAAGTTAAAAAAAATATCCAATGAATTTAATGAAATTTATTATTCAGTAGGCTTGCATCCACTAGAAGCAAGAAAATGGGAACTAAGTTCTAAATCTCTTTTAAGGAGTTCAGCTCAAGAAGATAGAAAAGTTGTAGCTATTGGTGAATTAGGCCTGGATTTTTTTAAAAGTGAAAATAAAACTCAGCAAATTGATGCTCTTATTCCACAAATGGAGTTAGCTTGCGAACTTAAATTGCCTGTGATTATCCATTGCAGAGATGCTGCAAATGAAATGATCAAGATATGTAAAGACCTTTCTAAAAAAGGAAAATGCCCTACAGGTGTACTTCACTGTTGGACAGGAAGCCCAAAAGAAATGAAGCAATTCTTGGATCTTGGTTTTTATATCAGTTTTAGTGGAATAGTGACTTTCCCAAAAGCTCATGAAATTCATGAATGTGCGAAGATAGTTCCTAATGATAAATACTTAATTGAAACTGACTCACCATTCTTAGCCCCTGTTCCCCATAGGGGAAAAAGAAATGAACCTGCATTTGTTGAAAATGTTGCAAATTTTATGGCAGATTTAAGATCTACGGACTTAACTACAGTTGCCACAGAGTCATCTAAGAATGCTAAAAATTTGTTTAAATTTGACTTGTTAAGTTGA
- the rpsT gene encoding 30S ribosomal protein S20, with the protein MANNKSAKKRIQIAERNRLINKSYKSTVRTLTKKTLENCEKYKKDPNEDNKNLVKTSLNKTFSLIDKAVKKNVLHKNNGANKKSKINNFVKTTFTTK; encoded by the coding sequence GTGGCTAATAACAAATCAGCAAAAAAGAGAATACAAATTGCCGAAAGAAATCGTTTAATTAATAAATCATACAAATCTACAGTTAGGACTTTGACTAAAAAAACCTTAGAAAATTGTGAAAAATATAAAAAAGATCCCAATGAAGATAATAAAAATTTGGTTAAAACAAGTCTTAATAAAACTTTTAGTTTAATAGATAAAGCTGTTAAAAAAAATGTTCTACATAAGAATAACGGGGCCAATAAAAAATCAAAAATTAACAATTTTGTAAAAACTACTTTCACCACAAAGTAA
- the hisD gene encoding histidinol dehydrogenase, translating to MRIINNKKEAIRELKRISSRTNSENNNKINEIVDEILKDVKNFGDKAVEKYTRKFDGFDPNPMQVSAYDLKNAWNAIDSSLKRSLEVAHNRIKKFHEKEIPSSFTIEGEYGDVVQRRWRPVKNAGIYIPGGRAAYPSTVLMNAIPATVAGVEEIIMVSPGNKEGEINKTVLAAAHLAGINKVFRIGGAQAIGALAFGTNQINKVDVISGPGNIYVTTAKKLIYGSTGIDSLAGPSEILIIADETAKSTHIASDLLAQAEHDPLASSILLTTSKNQAKEVLKEVYKKIEDHPRKEICLQSIKNWGLIVICENNESCIELSNNFAPEHLEILAFDSNKILEGIENAGAIFLGKWTPEAVGDYLAGPNHTLPTSGNSRFSGSLGVETFMKNTSIIEFNEESLKVNSLDIINLAKSEGLHSHANSVQIRFEDYQTFEGA from the coding sequence ATGAGGATCATAAATAATAAAAAAGAAGCTATCCGGGAATTAAAAAGAATTTCTTCTCGAACCAATTCAGAAAACAATAACAAGATAAATGAAATTGTCGACGAAATTCTTAAAGATGTAAAAAATTTTGGGGATAAAGCTGTAGAAAAATATACAAGAAAATTTGATGGGTTCGACCCTAACCCTATGCAAGTTAGCGCATATGACTTAAAGAATGCATGGAATGCAATTGATAGCAGTTTAAAGCGCTCACTTGAAGTCGCCCACAATAGAATTAAAAAATTCCATGAAAAGGAAATCCCATCATCTTTCACAATTGAAGGAGAATATGGTGATGTAGTCCAAAGGAGATGGAGACCAGTAAAAAATGCAGGTATTTATATTCCTGGAGGCAGAGCTGCTTATCCAAGTACCGTATTAATGAATGCAATACCTGCAACAGTAGCAGGAGTAGAAGAAATCATAATGGTATCTCCTGGAAATAAAGAAGGGGAAATAAACAAAACTGTTTTAGCGGCTGCTCACTTAGCAGGAATCAATAAAGTTTTTAGAATTGGAGGAGCTCAAGCAATTGGTGCTTTAGCATTTGGCACAAATCAAATCAATAAAGTTGATGTTATTTCAGGTCCAGGGAATATTTATGTAACTACTGCTAAAAAACTAATTTATGGCTCTACAGGAATTGATTCTTTAGCTGGTCCAAGTGAAATATTAATCATTGCAGATGAAACAGCTAAAAGCACTCATATAGCATCTGATCTACTAGCACAAGCAGAACATGATCCTTTGGCTTCTTCAATACTACTAACCACATCAAAGAACCAGGCAAAAGAAGTTTTAAAGGAAGTTTATAAAAAAATAGAAGATCATCCAAGAAAAGAAATTTGCTTGCAATCAATAAAAAATTGGGGATTAATAGTTATTTGCGAAAATAATGAATCATGTATTGAACTAAGCAATAATTTTGCTCCAGAACACTTAGAAATTTTAGCTTTCGATTCAAATAAGATTCTTGAAGGCATAGAGAATGCAGGGGCAATATTTTTAGGGAAATGGACCCCGGAGGCTGTTGGTGATTATCTAGCCGGACCAAATCACACTTTACCTACATCAGGAAATTCTAGATTTAGCGGTTCTCTAGGAGTTGAAACTTTTATGAAAAATACCTCAATAATAGAATTTAATGAAGAAAGTTTAAAAGTCAACAGCCTTGATATTATTAATCTTGCTAAAAGCGAGGGTTTACATAGCCACGCCAACTCAGTACAAATAAGATTTGAAGATTATCAAACTTTTGAGGGAGCGTAA
- the rpiA gene encoding ribose-5-phosphate isomerase RpiA, whose product MDSQTQMKQIVADAAIKEVKSEMILGLGSGSTAALMIKSLADEIRSGKLKNIKGVATSFQSEVLALELDIPLIDLASVSRIDLAIDGADEVDPRFQLIKGGGACHVREKLVASKANQLLIVVDSTKLVQNLNQSFPLPVEVLPNAWKQVQEVISEMNGSSTLRMANKKAGPVVTDQGNLILDVLFKDGIKNPKDIEMTINNIPGVLENGLFVDLADKVLVGKIENSTPVVYAPSKV is encoded by the coding sequence TTGGATTCACAAACTCAAATGAAACAAATAGTTGCTGATGCGGCAATTAAGGAAGTGAAAAGTGAAATGATACTCGGATTAGGATCTGGATCAACAGCTGCACTTATGATAAAAAGTCTTGCTGATGAAATTCGTTCTGGAAAATTGAAAAATATAAAAGGTGTTGCAACTTCTTTTCAGTCGGAAGTTTTAGCGTTAGAACTCGATATCCCGCTTATAGATTTAGCTTCTGTTTCTCGAATTGATTTAGCAATTGATGGAGCAGATGAAGTTGATCCCAGATTTCAATTAATAAAAGGAGGAGGAGCATGCCATGTTAGAGAAAAGTTAGTGGCATCTAAAGCTAATCAATTGTTAATTGTTGTTGATTCAACTAAACTGGTACAAAACTTAAATCAATCTTTCCCATTACCTGTAGAGGTACTGCCAAATGCGTGGAAGCAAGTTCAGGAAGTTATTTCTGAAATGAATGGCAGCTCTACTTTAAGAATGGCTAATAAAAAAGCTGGCCCAGTTGTTACTGACCAAGGCAACCTAATTCTAGATGTCTTGTTTAAGGATGGTATCAAGAATCCCAAAGACATTGAAATGACTATTAATAATATTCCAGGAGTATTAGAAAACGGATTATTTGTTGATCTTGCAGACAAAGTACTGGTTGGTAAAATTGAAAACAGTACTCCAGTTGTTTACGCTCCCTCAAAAGTTTGA
- a CDS encoding trypsin-like peptidase domain-containing protein: protein MKLLKIKFINLIQIFIIVCFCLVNFSQKAEVFALNESGNHNFVSSAVKNVAPAVVKIDTERLVERQQFDPTLLDPLLRDLLGEPGITPDKERGQGSGVIINQDGLVLTNAHVVERVDNVSVTLPDGTICDGQVLGTDAVTDLALVKIEESNYSSFAPLGNSEDLEVGDWAIALGTPYGLEKTVTLGIVSSLHRDINSLGFSDKRLDLIQTDAAINPGNSGGPLINSNGEVIGINTLVRSGPGAGLGFAIPINLAKNVSDQLLQKGEVIHPYLGVQLISLNPKIAKEHNQDPNSLVQLPERNGALIQSVIPNSPAEKAGLRRGDLVIAAENISIEEPKALLDEVEKAQIGKIFLLNVLRDNKEIKINIKPEPLPGLT, encoded by the coding sequence ATGAAATTACTTAAGATTAAATTTATTAATTTAATCCAAATATTCATTATTGTTTGTTTTTGTTTGGTTAATTTCTCTCAAAAAGCTGAAGTTTTTGCTTTAAATGAATCCGGAAATCATAATTTTGTGTCATCTGCAGTTAAAAATGTTGCTCCTGCAGTTGTAAAAATTGATACTGAGCGATTGGTAGAGAGGCAACAATTTGATCCGACTTTGTTGGATCCTTTATTGAGAGATTTACTTGGAGAGCCAGGAATTACACCTGATAAAGAAAGAGGCCAAGGTTCTGGAGTCATTATTAATCAGGATGGTTTGGTTCTTACAAATGCTCATGTTGTAGAAAGAGTTGATAATGTTTCAGTAACTTTGCCAGATGGAACGATTTGTGATGGTCAGGTTTTGGGAACTGATGCAGTCACTGATCTAGCTTTAGTAAAAATTGAAGAATCTAATTATTCCAGTTTTGCACCTCTTGGAAATTCAGAAGATCTTGAAGTTGGAGATTGGGCAATAGCTCTAGGCACACCTTATGGTCTAGAAAAAACTGTTACTTTGGGGATAGTAAGTAGCCTACATAGGGATATTAATAGTCTCGGATTTTCAGATAAAAGGCTTGATCTTATTCAGACTGATGCGGCAATAAATCCAGGAAATTCAGGAGGACCACTTATTAATTCAAATGGAGAGGTTATAGGAATAAATACCTTAGTTAGAAGCGGTCCAGGTGCCGGTCTGGGTTTTGCAATTCCTATTAATTTAGCTAAAAATGTTTCTGATCAGCTTCTGCAAAAAGGAGAAGTTATTCATCCATATTTAGGGGTTCAATTGATTTCTTTGAATCCTAAAATCGCAAAAGAACATAATCAAGACCCCAATTCATTAGTTCAATTACCTGAAAGAAATGGAGCTTTAATACAGTCTGTTATACCTAATAGCCCTGCTGAAAAAGCTGGTTTAAGAAGAGGAGACTTAGTAATAGCAGCCGAAAATATTTCTATAGAAGAACCTAAAGCTCTGTTAGATGAAGTAGAAAAAGCTCAGATAGGAAAAATATTCCTCTTAAATGTTTTAAGGGATAATAAAGAAATAAAGATAAATATTAAACCAGAACCTCTACCAGGTTTGACATAA
- the rimP gene encoding ribosome maturation factor RimP, whose product MNKENKRKLETLLKKVANQWGFEVCRLNIQTNQNPIVIETFIKKTNGEDISLDDCAIFNTPAYDEIEKSNLLNCSYVLEISSQGVSDELTSERDFKTFKGFPVNVELNQKNSKIKFLNGLLYEKSKDYLAINIKGKIKKIPFDEVLRISLCTLKD is encoded by the coding sequence TTGAATAAAGAAAACAAAAGAAAACTAGAAACTCTTTTAAAAAAAGTTGCCAATCAATGGGGTTTCGAAGTATGCAGATTAAATATTCAAACTAACCAAAATCCAATTGTTATTGAAACTTTTATAAAAAAAACTAATGGGGAGGACATTTCATTAGATGATTGTGCGATATTTAATACGCCAGCCTATGACGAAATAGAAAAATCAAATCTCTTAAATTGTTCATATGTGTTAGAAATTAGTAGTCAAGGGGTCAGTGATGAATTAACCTCAGAAAGAGACTTCAAAACTTTTAAGGGTTTTCCAGTTAATGTTGAGTTAAACCAAAAGAATTCAAAAATAAAATTTCTTAATGGTTTGCTTTATGAAAAGTCTAAAGATTATTTAGCCATTAACATAAAAGGTAAGATAAAAAAAATCCCTTTTGATGAAGTACTAAGGATTAGTCTTTGTACATTAAAAGATTAA